A stretch of Gymnodinialimonas phycosphaerae DNA encodes these proteins:
- a CDS encoding LysR family transcriptional regulator, which produces MHDKFLNYFDETVRQGSIRKAAAVLNLSSSSLNRKIISVENKLGIRLFDRHADGVSVTEAGAVVLEHCRNTLFDYQRIIHMVDDIRDMRTGHINIATLDSIALSVLPEVLDTFKDSYPEVGYTIQTAEPHNIMQAVAEDSADIGLSFSNDLHPDVRCQAEKSTPIGAIMAHDHPLAERDLLEVSDLAPYHLIRSYDSQSHRSFVNEALANLSVQLSTQMSTNSLPLAKSMILKGHGIGIYSKIGFIDEIEDGRLRYVALNSPRLRELRIGVLISSRTGLLPVQHLLARSLSKSLRSLRLDS; this is translated from the coding sequence ATGCATGACAAGTTTTTGAATTACTTCGATGAAACGGTGCGGCAGGGGTCGATCCGCAAGGCAGCCGCGGTGCTGAACCTGTCGTCCTCATCGCTCAACCGGAAGATCATCAGCGTTGAAAACAAGCTTGGGATCAGGCTGTTCGATCGCCATGCGGACGGGGTGAGCGTCACCGAGGCCGGGGCCGTTGTGTTGGAGCATTGTCGAAACACGTTGTTCGACTACCAGCGCATTATCCACATGGTCGACGACATCCGCGATATGCGGACCGGCCACATCAATATCGCGACCCTCGATTCAATTGCGCTTAGCGTGTTGCCGGAAGTGCTGGATACCTTCAAGGACTCCTACCCGGAGGTGGGATATACGATCCAAACCGCCGAACCCCACAACATCATGCAGGCCGTGGCCGAGGATTCCGCCGATATCGGCCTGTCTTTCAGCAACGACCTGCATCCCGATGTCCGCTGTCAGGCCGAAAAATCCACCCCCATCGGTGCGATCATGGCCCATGACCATCCCCTTGCCGAACGCGATCTGCTCGAGGTCAGTGATCTTGCGCCCTACCATCTGATCCGGTCCTACGATTCACAGTCACATCGGTCATTTGTGAACGAGGCTCTGGCAAACCTCAGTGTCCAGCTCTCGACACAGATGTCGACAAATTCGCTGCCGCTGGCGAAGTCCATGATCCTGAAAGGGCACGGCATCGGGATCTACTCAAAGATCGGTTTCATCGACGAAATCGAGGACGGACGCCTACGCTATGTGGCTCTCAATTCGCCACGGCTGCGCGAACTGCGGATCGGCGTTCTGATTTCATCGCGGACCGGCCTGTTGCCAGTGCAGCACCTTCTGGCGCGATCCTTGTCAAAATCGCTCCGGTCGCTGAGGCTGGATAGCTGA
- a CDS encoding ABC transporter substrate-binding protein, whose protein sequence is MSHTFDRRSFLQTTGAAASLAASGTMMSVLPARADGHLYTIRMQLGWLASNGIMGEVMANHLGYFEEEGLALEIVPGGPNVDGVAAVASGANNLGSISSSPSLMLARSAGLPIKCIAAGYQQHPFTYFSLADNPVRTPQDLIGKTVATQGTARILLSALLAHNGISEDDVDVIVMGGDMSALMTGQAQVATGWTTNVSALSILGDQRVDMALWDAGIQLYANPYYTTDDMLAEHSDKLQAAIRAISRGWGAAYEDPEAAVDALVAAYPNLDRDSEMEAAPLVLGYSFNDQTAERGWGTMTAENWQAQIDIYDRLDQFTSGAPALEDIMTMDILEATADTRPTFG, encoded by the coding sequence ATGTCTCATACATTCGACCGCCGTTCTTTCCTGCAGACCACCGGCGCTGCCGCGAGTCTTGCCGCCTCTGGCACGATGATGTCGGTCCTGCCAGCACGCGCCGACGGCCACCTCTACACGATCCGAATGCAGTTGGGCTGGCTTGCCTCCAACGGGATCATGGGCGAAGTGATGGCCAATCACCTGGGCTATTTCGAAGAAGAAGGGCTGGCGCTGGAAATCGTGCCGGGCGGTCCCAACGTGGACGGCGTTGCCGCAGTCGCATCTGGGGCCAACAACCTCGGGTCGATCTCGTCCTCGCCCTCACTGATGCTGGCGCGTTCGGCAGGGTTGCCGATCAAATGCATCGCCGCTGGCTACCAGCAGCACCCGTTTACCTATTTCTCGCTGGCCGACAATCCGGTGCGCACGCCGCAGGATCTGATCGGCAAGACCGTGGCCACCCAAGGCACCGCGCGCATCCTGTTGAGCGCGCTTCTGGCCCATAACGGGATCTCGGAAGATGACGTCGACGTCATCGTCATGGGCGGCGACATGAGCGCGCTGATGACCGGGCAGGCCCAGGTCGCGACCGGTTGGACCACCAATGTCAGCGCGCTGTCGATCCTTGGTGATCAACGGGTCGACATGGCACTGTGGGACGCTGGCATCCAGCTTTACGCCAACCCCTACTACACCACCGACGACATGCTGGCCGAGCATTCGGACAAGTTGCAGGCGGCAATCCGGGCCATCTCGCGCGGTTGGGGCGCGGCCTACGAGGATCCGGAAGCCGCCGTGGACGCACTGGTGGCGGCCTATCCGAACCTTGATCGTGACAGCGAGATGGAGGCGGCCCCCCTGGTCCTCGGCTATTCATTCAACGACCAGACCGCCGAGCGCGGCTGGGGGACGATGACGGCCGAAAACTGGCAGGCGCAGATCGACATCTACGACCGGCTTGATCAATTCACCAGCGGCGCGCCGGCGCTGGAGGACATCATGACGATGGATATCCTCGAAGCGACGGCGGACACCCGTCCGACCTTCGGATAA
- a CDS encoding PqqD family protein, with protein MPSKMPQTVTTSPDVLFQELTDQTVLLDLTTGTYFALDPVGSVFWKQLADHGDTSKTIEAVLNSFAVDRDQVVDDFCELIDQLDAEGLIAAS; from the coding sequence ATGCCTTCAAAGATGCCCCAAACGGTCACGACTTCACCCGACGTCTTATTCCAAGAACTTACGGATCAAACGGTTCTGCTAGATTTGACGACTGGAACATATTTTGCGCTGGATCCTGTAGGAAGCGTTTTCTGGAAGCAGCTTGCGGATCATGGTGACACCTCCAAGACAATCGAGGCTGTGCTAAACTCTTTCGCCGTGGATCGTGACCAAGTGGTGGACGATTTTTGCGAGTTGATCGACCAACTGGACGCGGAAGGCCTGATCGCTGCCAGCTAG
- a CDS encoding AAA domain-containing protein, whose translation MAATLSNVLRYWRTSLADGALGDGTFRTADRRRFLALPNDALKTGILPKEVVQNLFQGKDASGTVSVRFWPLVTARKASHAASRADGMPEIVAPVVTEGFVDRTGRIVPTRNAIARDLLTPLPRGAFALGSVDALDDFLTTTPLPEMTTVEGWQDYRQHCRQMVDALAPGWPSRETEYLPTGSGFIEASEGANATVRGMLDLYDSLLADEPDTPLLSQLALPCRSEIAMDHGIEKEFFRRLGHSNPHFPLAEQQRQVLAWLDVAKPGEVIAVNGPPGTGKTTMLLSAVAGLWIKAALDGGEPPIIVAASSNNQAVTNIIDAFGKDFAAGEGVFAGRWLPDIKSFGMFLPSHSRRMEAAQRYQTEAFQAECESVAYVERARVAWLEAAERAFPDARNKDVSGYVVALQDRMIAQANKLRQLDQAFDRRGACAAALLSELGEDPGAEQTRRADALRASQEEADRLAAARAALDHYLASESWLIGLFAFMSSVKRKRALRARLTIGDRLDGLQDITRVEDIETRVADALKQAQQNLASAKQLFARAEELIRQATASDQAWRKAAEAFGGSDDLDVLEREADLGTRFDLFLLATHYWEGRWLMAMEADLGTITASHEKSGRKTIEPRWQRRMMLTPCAVATFASLPGKLTCSRYQGGKFASDSLYNFIDLLIVDEAGQVLPEVAGASFALAKRALVIGDTQQIEPISAVPCPVDIGNLKDCGLIDGEGVPDDLAASGIRSTGGSAMRLAQQACTVAPWPDLDRGLYLFEHRRCHDEIIGFSNALCYKGKLRPMRGPAPTDAVLPALGYLHVEGRAFTNGGSRINPVEARTIGAWLKENRAGLEGHYGLPLEQIVGLVTPFGQQVRAIRDACTARGITVSGREGMTIGTVHALQGAERPVVIFSPVYSKHADGGFIDASPSMLNVTVSRAKDSCLVFGDMDIMATARSGSSRALLSEFLAAQGKALDFAMEPREDLTRDDAKIEMLQHSAEHDAFLVSALKGEGRRYMIVSPWVVAGTIERTGLLDAMEAARQRGAEIEVFADPLLNTGPAAGGLSQMEAVERRLSAIGVAVHRVPKLHSKIVTVDQSLLCAGSFNWLSADRNGQYARHETSFVYRGPHLEDEIKTIRDGLARRTT comes from the coding sequence ATGGCCGCAACACTATCCAACGTCCTGCGGTATTGGCGGACATCTCTGGCGGATGGTGCACTTGGTGACGGGACGTTCCGGACTGCGGATCGAAGAAGATTTCTCGCGCTCCCGAATGACGCGCTCAAGACGGGCATCCTTCCCAAAGAGGTCGTCCAGAACCTGTTCCAAGGCAAGGATGCTTCTGGAACCGTCTCGGTTCGGTTCTGGCCTCTTGTGACCGCTCGCAAAGCCTCACACGCCGCGTCGCGCGCCGATGGGATGCCCGAGATTGTCGCCCCCGTAGTCACCGAAGGTTTCGTGGATCGGACGGGGCGGATCGTGCCGACCCGCAATGCCATCGCGCGCGACCTGCTGACGCCCTTGCCCCGGGGTGCCTTCGCCCTTGGATCGGTGGACGCGCTTGACGATTTTCTGACGACGACACCCCTTCCCGAAATGACGACGGTCGAAGGCTGGCAGGACTATCGCCAGCATTGCCGTCAGATGGTCGATGCCCTCGCCCCCGGCTGGCCCTCTCGGGAGACGGAATACCTGCCGACCGGAAGCGGTTTCATCGAGGCATCTGAAGGCGCCAATGCAACGGTGCGCGGGATGTTGGATCTTTACGACAGCCTGCTGGCCGATGAACCGGACACGCCGCTTCTAAGCCAGCTTGCCTTGCCCTGTCGCTCTGAGATCGCGATGGATCACGGCATCGAAAAGGAGTTTTTTCGACGCCTTGGTCATTCGAACCCGCATTTCCCCCTCGCCGAACAGCAACGGCAGGTCCTCGCGTGGCTTGACGTCGCCAAACCGGGCGAGGTGATCGCGGTGAACGGCCCGCCCGGGACTGGCAAGACAACCATGCTGCTTTCCGCTGTGGCGGGGCTTTGGATAAAGGCCGCGCTCGACGGAGGCGAGCCGCCGATCATCGTCGCGGCCTCATCCAACAACCAGGCAGTGACCAACATCATCGACGCCTTTGGCAAGGATTTCGCAGCGGGCGAGGGTGTGTTTGCCGGGCGCTGGTTACCGGACATCAAGAGCTTCGGGATGTTTCTGCCGTCACATTCGCGGCGCATGGAGGCCGCGCAGCGCTATCAGACAGAGGCCTTCCAGGCGGAATGTGAATCCGTGGCCTATGTCGAGCGTGCGCGGGTTGCCTGGCTGGAAGCTGCGGAAAGGGCATTTCCGGATGCAAGGAACAAAGACGTCTCCGGGTATGTCGTCGCGCTTCAGGATCGTATGATTGCACAAGCCAATAAGCTCCGACAGCTGGACCAGGCTTTTGACCGCCGCGGAGCCTGCGCTGCCGCGCTCCTGTCGGAACTGGGTGAAGATCCGGGCGCAGAGCAAACACGGCGCGCCGATGCTTTGCGCGCCAGTCAGGAAGAGGCGGATCGACTGGCCGCCGCACGTGCGGCGCTGGATCACTATCTTGCCTCCGAGTCCTGGCTAATCGGTCTTTTCGCGTTCATGTCTTCGGTCAAGCGCAAACGCGCTTTGAGGGCGCGCCTGACTATCGGAGATCGACTGGACGGCTTGCAGGACATAACTCGTGTCGAGGATATCGAAACGCGGGTCGCGGATGCCCTGAAACAGGCGCAGCAGAACCTCGCTTCTGCCAAACAGCTCTTCGCCCGAGCAGAGGAGTTGATACGGCAGGCCACGGCCAGCGATCAGGCTTGGCGCAAGGCGGCAGAGGCCTTCGGGGGCTCGGATGACTTGGACGTGCTGGAGCGGGAGGCGGATCTCGGGACCCGTTTCGACTTGTTCCTGCTCGCGACCCACTACTGGGAAGGACGGTGGTTGATGGCGATGGAAGCCGATCTTGGCACCATCACCGCGTCGCATGAGAAGTCCGGACGAAAGACGATCGAACCACGCTGGCAACGTCGCATGATGTTGACGCCCTGCGCCGTGGCCACCTTTGCCAGCCTGCCGGGGAAACTGACGTGCAGCCGCTATCAAGGGGGCAAGTTCGCGTCTGACAGCCTTTACAATTTCATCGACCTACTGATCGTCGATGAAGCCGGGCAAGTCCTGCCCGAGGTCGCTGGCGCCTCTTTCGCTCTGGCCAAACGCGCGCTGGTCATCGGCGACACGCAGCAGATCGAGCCGATATCGGCCGTGCCCTGCCCTGTCGATATCGGGAACCTCAAGGACTGTGGGTTGATCGACGGCGAAGGGGTGCCCGATGACCTGGCCGCAAGCGGCATCCGATCCACCGGCGGCAGCGCCATGCGTCTTGCGCAGCAGGCCTGCACCGTCGCGCCCTGGCCCGATCTGGATCGCGGGCTTTACCTGTTTGAACATCGCCGCTGCCATGATGAGATCATCGGCTTCAGCAATGCCCTGTGCTACAAGGGTAAACTACGCCCGATGCGCGGCCCGGCACCAACGGATGCGGTTCTTCCCGCACTGGGCTACCTGCATGTCGAAGGCCGCGCCTTCACGAATGGTGGCAGCCGCATCAACCCCGTCGAGGCCCGTACCATCGGAGCATGGCTAAAGGAAAACCGCGCGGGTCTGGAAGGCCACTACGGTCTTCCACTTGAGCAGATTGTCGGGCTCGTCACGCCCTTTGGCCAGCAAGTGCGCGCCATTCGGGACGCCTGCACCGCGCGCGGCATCACGGTGTCCGGACGCGAAGGCATGACAATCGGCACCGTGCACGCGCTGCAAGGGGCCGAGCGGCCGGTGGTGATCTTCTCGCCGGTCTATTCAAAACACGCGGATGGCGGTTTCATCGATGCCTCGCCCAGCATGTTGAACGTGACGGTGTCGCGAGCCAAGGACAGCTGCCTTGTTTTCGGCGATATGGACATCATGGCCACCGCCCGGAGCGGCTCTTCGCGCGCGCTGCTGTCCGAATTCCTTGCGGCCCAGGGCAAGGCGTTGGATTTCGCCATGGAGCCGCGCGAGGACCTGACCCGCGACGACGCCAAAATCGAGATGCTTCAGCACTCCGCTGAGCACGATGCCTTCCTCGTGAGTGCCCTAAAGGGCGAGGGGCGGAGATACATGATCGTCAGCCCGTGGGTCGTTGCGGGAACCATCGAACGGACTGGCCTTTTGGACGCCATGGAGGCCGCTCGTCAGCGCGGGGCAGAGATCGAAGTCTTTGCCGATCCTCTGCTGAACACCGGCCCGGCGGCCGGTGGGCTGAGCCAGATGGAAGCCGTCGAACGCCGACTTTCCGCGATTGGTGTCGCCGTTCACCGGGTGCCGAAACTCCACAGCAAGATCGTGACCGTCGATCAATCGCTTCTCTGTGCTGGATCATTCAACTGGCTCAGCGCGGATCGGAACGGGCAATACGCCCGGCACGAAACGTCATTTGTCTATCGCGGCCCGCACCTTGAGGATGAAATCAAGACCATTCGGGACGGCCTCGCGCGCCGTACGACGTAG
- a CDS encoding lasso peptide biosynthesis B2 protein: MVLVHKFAAFVTMPKRERALLIEAAAALVRAQVRIKIRPFPAIAAGLGREVRDVGLHGQPDRLEETREIASSVRRAARVLPTKAMCLPRAMALKTMLDRRAIASVCVVGVRDSREAVGVDAHAWVEVAGEIVIGGDRSRQYIVLTSYI, from the coding sequence ATGGTCCTCGTGCACAAGTTTGCTGCCTTTGTAACCATGCCCAAACGGGAGCGTGCGCTGCTTATTGAGGCGGCTGCCGCTTTGGTGCGGGCGCAAGTACGCATCAAGATCCGCCCATTTCCGGCAATTGCTGCGGGACTTGGCCGCGAAGTCCGAGACGTGGGCCTCCATGGCCAGCCCGATAGGCTGGAGGAGACACGCGAGATTGCCAGCAGCGTGCGTCGAGCTGCCCGGGTCCTTCCCACCAAGGCAATGTGCTTGCCGCGCGCCATGGCCTTGAAAACGATGCTCGATCGACGCGCGATTGCTTCGGTTTGTGTAGTCGGCGTGCGGGATTCCCGGGAAGCGGTTGGTGTCGATGCCCATGCTTGGGTCGAAGTCGCCGGAGAGATTGTGATTGGGGGGGATCGATCAAGGCAGTATATTGTGCTGACCAGCTATATCTGA